Below is a genomic region from Zea mays cultivar B73 chromosome 9, Zm-B73-REFERENCE-NAM-5.0, whole genome shotgun sequence.
ATGCAAAAATCAGATGCTTCAAGGATAGTTTTTTGTGTGTATCAGATGCAAAAATCAGATGCTTTAAATAGTTATGAAATAATAGTTATCTGTTCGCACATACTTAGCAAGGAAAGGAACGCAATGGTGTCAGATGTGAAATGCTTATGAAATGGTTGAGTAGATGTTTTTTTACCCATCCTCTCGTCAACATAATCGAAGCTGATAATACGCTAGAATTTCCTAGGCTTATGGATGTATTTTAATTCTGTAATTACCGAACACTGAAAATCAGATGGTAATGCAGTGATTGTGTTTCTATGTTTGTTTTACTCCTTCCATCATGCCAAAGACAAAAGAGACAGCAAAGTGCTTTCTAGTGTTTTCATTTTTTCTTGATTGCTTCTGTCAAGAACAGTTTGTGTTATAATAGTATTGTATTTGTATTGTGCAGAAGTGGGCATACAAGTTGCGATAAAGCCTGAATTCCGCATTACCCCACCTGTGAGTAATTTAATTTAATATTGAAGTACATCTTGTATTGTCTTGTCATGACCCACTAATCTGCTGTTAGATACGAAAGTGTTACTTCAGTGAGGTTACACTATTGCCTGGCTGTTGACAAATGTTGGTACGCAGATAATTCTTATGTCATCttgaaaaaaatatataaaaatttCGAAGTGCCGATAACCAAATCCAACAGGAGATGTTTTTTGAATAGTTTATTTATTTCATATGGCTGTATGGGACAGTTTATGAAATAATGGAAGGCAAAATTGCTTTATCTGTTGTTAGTCAAGTTTAACTGCTGAGTGACCTTTCATCATCATCACCTTGATCTTATTAAGAACAATTAACAAATCTACAGGTTTATCTAATTTTCAATGGACAATAACCTTTTTCTCGCGGCCTGTTGTACATCTACCTAGTGCAGCTTATTCCATGGTGGACAGCTTGGCATGAAATTGTGTCTAAACAATACCTGGAACTAAGATATGTGCTAGTAATTCTGTTCTCTAGAAAATTTGCAGATGGTTTCTGTTAACTGTGCAGCACCTGTGCTATTTGTTGGTTGTATGTAGCCTTGGTGCTATAATTTGCAGTCAAATGAGTGGAAATTTGTGAGAATGCAATCCATACTATATGTGGATCTGTCAAAGTGACCGGCCTGTTTAGGGTTTATTATTATGTTCCTAGAAATGCATTCTACCATTAATTCCATTTGCATTTTATCGTTATTGAGATAACTCTGTTGGTTAAGTTGCATTAAGTGTGTGCTATTCAAGCTTAACTCATTCACATGTTGTATGTAGGGAATTCATTATCTTCTAATTATTGTTATCTTTTCAGCCTCAATTGCCACCAGAGATGGTAGAGATTCCTCGCAGCACCTTCAACTTTGATTTTGAGTATGAGAGAATGATTCTTGCTGAGGCAGAGAAGGAGAACCCCAACTGGACTAAATTTGTGGTAGAAAGACAGGCTGCACCTCTTGTGCCACAGCAGGCAAGATACATAGATCCTCGTCTTCCTTTCTTTCATAATTCAATCTATCATTAACCATTACATGGTTACCATTAGCTAATGTTTGTACAAGTTCCTAGAGTGGAAAAGGGGTCTTAAGTTGTTTATAGAGTTATTTTTTATCGCAATTGGCTTAATTGCAAGCTTTCCTAGCGTGACTTATACCTGCTGCTATAGTAATTTTTCCTCACACCATTTGTTAAGGTTTTCCCAGCTTTTATAGAAAGCATACTATAAGCTGTACAATGCAATCATGATGGGGCTGCCAGCTTACAAAAGAGAACAGCAATGCTCAAAACATGAGTAGCATAACCACCACCTCTTTACACACCCTAACACAGGGCTAAGGTGTTTTTAGAAGGGACGTTGCCACCCAAGTCTTCGACTTGCTCAGCCTGCCCATCCATCCTAGAGGCGTCCTTTGTTCTTGCCAGAACTTGCCATTTctaaaaaaacaaaaacaaagagTTTGTATAGACCCGGTTTGACAAAGGCAGCCAGGACTCGTGGAACTCCATGTTAGATGTCACCCTACTCAACCCCAATGCTTCGTTGATGCAGTACCATGTGAAGTTCACCGAGACACCGGAAAAGAACATGGTTGACATTCACAGGTTTCTACAAAGAACAGAATTGCTGCACCTCTTCCGCTTCAGGGGCATTTTGTTTTGGGACTCATATGGTTTCTCCTCAGTCATTTTTTTGTTGATGTCTGGTTTGCTTTATAATGTGCATTAGTTGAAAGACTAGACAATAGACATAGTTCTGAACTTGATTATTGAAGCACCAATAGATCAATACTGCAAATGGCATATCTGAACCTGTTGAAAGACTTGATTTTCTCTTCTCTAAAGGGCTTTTGACCACTTAGTGTGATTTGAATAGTCCAACCTAGCGATCCATTTTAGGTTCCTCACTAACCTTCATCCATTTAACATGATGTGTGGTGCATGCCAGCCAGATGTTTGAGACAAATTCTATTGATAGAATTACTGACTTTTCCAGTTTAATTTTGCAGGCTAGACCAGCATCGTCAGGGTCAGGGGATCCAGTTGTTGACAAGTATGTCTCAATGGGGCTTGGGCGTCAAGCCGTCTCATTTGCGGTGTTGAATTATGGAGATAATCCAACAAAGGTATGCTCTTACCCCCTGTATTTTCTTTAATACTGCTCAGCTCCACCTAATCGTGAAAGAATGGTTCTCTATCTCTAATAGCTAAAGTTTCTTCAATGCTGATAACATAACTAAATACATCCGGATTTGTGTGCAACTAAATACACCTTTTCATGTTTCATGCACTAAGGGCGCCTTAGATAGATGCCCACACAATGCTGTTTGGTAATTGCACATAAGTGGGGTGAAGTGTTTAAATAAATAATATCAAACTCACAAGTACGAACCTTGTTGTCTTGTGCCCAGGTGAAAGAGTTCGTGAAATCCTACAGCATCCTCCACGAGATGGGCTTCACATCGCCAAACGTCCCCGAGCTGCTAGCCATCCACGACAACGATCCCGACAAAGTCATCCAGCGACTGCTATCCTCGCCATCCTGATCCTAGAAGAACAAGACGCCTCGCATTTGTGTGCCGCATCCATGTACAGCCCTGCCCCTACGCTGGCAACCATCACAGATGATGTATACGCGTTGCCTGCCGTTAGTTCTGTGAACCGAGTAACACGCTTTGTATGTTGTACTTGTATACCGTCACCCGTTTGGTGTTTTTCCTTAAAAAATGTTTTCGCGTCGTTTTATTCACGTTTGAATTTTTTGTGAGCCTATACAGTACAACATGATTGGGTTAGTGATGATTCTCGTCGAGAAACGGGGCGTACTTGCTTTGCTTGACTAGTTCATCTTTTTTTCTTCAGTTTCCTTGCACCGCCGAGCGTCGGCGTTGGCTGTCACGGATTGTCCTGTGTTTGGTCAGAGGATACAAGGCTATAGCAGCAGCGTCCGAAATCTGAATTGATCGAAGTGTCCAACAAAGTCCAAAACATCTGTCGGTCGTTGGACTCCACTCCACAGTTCACATCACCAGTGTAACTGAGAATTCTCCAACAGGCTGGACAGCAAAGCATGAGCAAATACTAGTAGACGTACTAGTCTACAAGCATCTCCAGCCAGTAACGGCGCTACCGCTTTGTCATGGCGTCGCGGCGGCGGCTGCTGCCGTTCTCTCCTTCCCCGTGcagccaagctccagccgctcAACGCGAGCAAATCCCAAAGATAGTTTTCATCACTACCAAGGAAGTGACAAATTTCCAGCTCAACAGCAGGAACTGGTGCCGCTGCCGCCTATAAGTGTGCCATGTCGCCACCGCTCTCTACCTCTACACACCGACACGCATGCAGATCGGTTGCCGGGGCACGATGAGGACCGCGTGGCCGCTGCTCCTCGTGGCGACGGCGCTGCTTTCGACTTCGGCAGCGAGGGCCAGGAGGACCTGCAGGTTCCCTGCCGTCTTCAACTTCGGCGACTCCAACTCCGACACCGGCGGCTTCTGGGCCGCCTTCCCGGCGCAGCAGGGCCCGTTCGGCATGACGTACTTCGGCAGGCCGGCCGGCCGCGCCTCCGACGGCCGCCTCGTCATCGACTTCATAGGCACGTACACGTACCTATCCCCACGCATCGCGTGCTTCATATCCACCGCTTCTGTTTCTAATGAAAAGCCCGCGTGTGTTGTCTTGTCTGAGCGACAGCGCAAGCGATGGGGCTGCCGCTGCTGAGCCCCTACCTGCAGTCCATAGGGTCGGACTACCGGCACGGCGCCAACTTCGCGACGCTGGCGTCGACGGCGCTGCTGCCCAACACGTCGGTGTTCGTCACCGGGACCAGCCCCTTCTCCCTCGGCATCCAGCTCAACCAGATGAAGGAGTTCAGGAACAGAGTGCTCGCCTCCAAAGGAAACAACGGTACGCCACTTGCCACCACAGTACTGAAACCCCTATCTCTTTCAGTCAAGGCGCTGAGGATACAGAGCGTCATAGGCGTAGCATTACCATAGTCAGCTTTGGCAATCAACTTAGCAGTGAATATTTTCTTGCTGAAATGCTTGGTTGGTTGATTGGTTGGTTTGCATTGCAGGCCAACTCCCTGGCTCGGAAATCTTGGGCGACGCTCTGTACACAATCGACATCGGGCAGAACGACTTCACCTCGAACCTTGGATCCCTCGGGGTCGAAAGCGTCAAGCGAAGCCTACCTTCAGTCGTCAGCCAGATCTCCTGGACGATACAGGTACGCAGTAGAAGTACTAGAACCGTCTGCAACTTTCAAGCTGGAATCATCATCGAACCGATCAACACAAGCCGAGGGAGATCCAGTCGATTTCTCATGGTCGTCCGTGTGTGTCCGGTCCGGTAGGACTTGTACAGCAGCATCGGAGCTCGCAGCTTCATGGTGTTCAACATGGTGCCCGTAGGATGCTACCCGGCATTCCTCGCGGGGCTTCCTCGTGACAGCAAGGACCTGGACGAGTTCGGGTGCGTGAAAAGCTACAACGGCGGGGTCACGTACTACAACCAGCTGCTGAACGACAGCCTAGCCGAGGTGAGGAAGACGCTGCAGGATGCGTCGGTCGTGTACGTCGACAAGCATGCTGTGACGCTCGAACTGTTCCAGCACCCAACCGCTCACGGTGAGCTCTCCTATCTAGATACTGTGTCACTGTGAATGGTTCGTATATACATCAAATAGAAAGAAAGAAAAATTGTCTGATCTGGTGCTCATCATCACAGGGCTGAAGCACGGGGCTAGAGCTTGCTGCGGGTACGGCGGTGGAACCTACAATTTCGATCGAGATGTTTATTGTGGTGACAGCAAGGTAGTGAATGGAGAAGCTGCGACGGCGGGGGCTTGTGCAGACCCGCAAAACTATGTCAGCTGGGACGGGATACATGCCACTGAAGCTGCAAATAGTAGGATAGCGTATGCTGTGATCAGCGGCTCCTATTCGTACCCACCTTTCGATCTTTCAAAGCTATGTAGCCCTTAGGCATCATCAGTCGTGAAAGGGAGTACAGCATCACCATACACCGCATTTCTCTGAAACAAGCAGCCACATTTCTTTCATTGACAGCATCAACACACAGGACAAAAGCTACGAACTCAAGAACGACGCACGCCTACAACGAGTCACGACGAGAACAGAGGCTAAAGACCTACTCCCTCTGCCCTAGAAATGAAGTCGTTTGACTTTTTTAAGACAAGTTTGACTGGTTTgttttattcaaaatatttatgaaAATATAGAAAAAAAACATTTGATAGTTAAAGCACACTGTATGATAAACTAAATTAGAATGAGAATAAAAAACAATTATAatctatatctctactacttttAAGATGCTACTGTAGGCGTCCACATATTAatttggtgcacggttctgcccacCAAGCGCCCCCTCTGCTCCCCGCCATCAACGCGACGACGAGCGCCATCAACGCCGAGCCTGCGATCCGGGGCCCTAGCTGCGCGGCCGCCATCAACGCAAGAGATCCTCGATCCTCCATCTACGCTCCCCGCCATCAAAGCTCCTCGATCTCTGCTCCCCGCCGTCAACGCGGCCACCCCGCTCACCTTCCATCGACGGGGCCGCCCCGCTCACCTTCCATTGATGGGGCCGCCCCACCCACCGCCATCCCTGCTCCCCGCCATCAAACCGACGCCGATGGTGGTAGCCCGGATGGTGCGGCCGCCCCGCTCACCTTCCGTCGACGGGCGCTAAACCTAGACCCCCTTCCACCGATCTCGTGCTCACCTTCCATGTTCGCGGCCGTCCCGCTCCCCTTCCGTTCTCATTCTCACGCCCCGATCTATCGATGGAAGTGTTGATGGTCCGTGGCCGCCCACGCAATCAACGCTATGGTGGATGGCAGGATCGGCTTGAGGTCGACGCGGGATTTGGACGAGGCGCTGCTGCGTTGGGAGCACAACCAGAAACTAGCGGAAGCGTCGTCATCAGCAATTCAGCATCGGCGCCACTGCTGTCCGCCGCAGGGGTGCCCGGTACGCTCCCCGACCGCGTCCGCCTCGCCACCATCCCCAACGTCATCCCCTCCGAGAGGGTCCGCGGCGCCGACTTCTCAGGCTTCGTCGAGGCCGTGCATATCAAGATGGTGGCGCCCGTCGAGCGGCTGCTGGACCGGCTGTCCTGGAGCGGAAGCCGAACGCCATCGTGGCCGACACCTTCCTAGCTTGGGGCATTGGGGTTGGATTTGCGCGGGGGATACCAGTGTGCTCGCTGTGGACGCAACCGGCCACGTTCTTCTTGGCGCTCTGGCACCTGGACCGATGGCCGCCGGTGGATGGTCAGGCCGTCCGCCTCGCCACCATCCCCAACGTCATCCCCTCCGAGAGGGTCCGCGGCACCGACTTCGCAGGCTTCTTCGAGGCCGTGCATATCAAGATGGTGGCGCCCGTCGAGCGGCTGTTGGACTGGTTGTCCCTGGAGCAGAAGCCGGACGCCATCGTGGCCGACACCTTCCTGGCTTGGGGCATTGGGGTTGGATCTGCGCGGGGGATACCGGTGTGCTCGCTGTGGACGCAACCGGCCACGTTCTTCTTGGCGCTCTGGCACCTGGACCGATGGCCGACAGTGGATGGTCAGGATGTATGTTTCTTTGGGGAAAATACTGCTTTTGCTTGCAGCTCATGGGCAATAAAGAAATGCATGTCCTCATAAATCATGAATGGTAATTAACCACAGATTTCTTGATGTTAAACATGATGACCATGTTTTTTTCACTTCCTGTAATCTTGCTCTTTGTAGGTGGATCAAGTGCATCATGCCTTAGGGGAAGCCCCTTGGAGGCTTGGACAAGCCTCGGCGGGCGTGGCACGCTCTTCTTTGTTCATCATGGACACTGAGGCTACGCCAATGGATTCGAGAAGGTCAAGCACTGGAAACCAATGGCGAAGGTAGTGCTTGGTGTATAGTAGGGGCGAAACAAGAGCGCATTATGAATAAAGAAAATCAATAGATTATTTTCGGTTCTATTTTCTGTTATTATCGTTCGATAGTTTGTTGCATTTGATTTTAACCATGTGTGTACTTATCTGCGATAAATTAATTGTTATAGTTAACCAAATTACCCAATGTTTTCATGACTATCGTTGCCTCCTGATTACAGGACAAGCTTGCAAATAACATCACTACACAGCAGGGGAAGACGTTGAAAGATGCTTGGGGTGACGTGTTCTGGAGCCTAGGTTACTTCCCAGATTATTGAAAGCACACACTTTGTTTTCTTATCTGGATAGACAACTAGAGTAATTATCTTAAAGTTTCTGTATCGCCCAAAAGAAAATTTCAATCATCACTTTAATTCAGACCTTAGTTTTGCAACAATAGGCACATAAACTTTGCTTTCTCATATATGCTCATAATTATTTGTGTAGCTTTACATGTGGTCTCATGATTTCCATATATAGATTCCATGAGATGTCAATATTACTGATGAATTATTTATTTTAGCCCCCAATACTCTGCTCATATGCTCCAAATGTTTACCTTTTTGTGATAGAACTCTTTCTTATGTTGATCAATTATTGTACCACTTTGGTTTTGAACTCCATATCATACAGAGGTGGAGCATGCTTGTGGAATGGGAACATTGCAAATGGGCGAATATGAATCAAATGTTTCTAATGGGAACGACACCTTCAGCATTCAGGAGCCACTTGGTGTTTGCGCTGGGACATGCCCATTTAATTTTCCTGCTATGATTCCGCTATGGGTATGCCTAAACTAACCTTTTCTTCCCAGTCAGTTTGTTTGTAATAGAAGCCTTGGCACCAATGGTCATTTGAACTATGTGACAGTTATACCATTGCATTCTTACTTCAACATGACCTGTGCTGTTTTCATGAGCATAATATTCTAGACACTTTCATTATTTCTGCTGCTATTTTCCATTGAAAATTTTCAGCTAGGGAGAATATATTTGGTCACTTTGAATGATTCTTGTTTCCAATGGTCAACATATTTCTATAGCAGTTACGTGTGGCAACATTAGCATCTACAATACCAAATAAATGCACTTGACATGTGGGTGGCTTTAAATATTGTGGGCTCTTTTCTAATAACATGGCCTACACTTGCTTAGCCTGGGCAACAACAGCCTCATGGGTACATTCTCGGACATGTCAGCGCTCCCCGTGCTAAGGTTCTTCCTCGTTTTGATGCCTTACTGGTTACATTCTAGAGCATTTTCTGAGCCACACCTGTTCTTCCTAGCCGCTACCCAGAAGAACAATGTTTAAATTACAAACAAATGACAAAAATCTTTTATTGGGTATCGTTTCAACGTTGGATCAGATTCTATTAGTTGGTTTTATCTTGTATGTACTCTTGAAAAATGTTGCGGTATCATTTTGTGCTTTAGTTAGTATCGAGACACTGAAACTAAAATGCTCTTTTGTGATCCGTTTGTCATATTACAATTTATTACCATACTTGACATACCAGGTACCAGTTTGACCGTCACTGTTTATAATTGATATCCATAGCTGAAAGCCTGAAACTAAGAATATAAGAAGATAAGAACGTAGCTCCCACTGGCTCTCGAGGTCTGTTTCAGTTATGCAAGTTCTGAAGGCATAGGAAAATATTTTTTATTCGTAATTAATAGAATTACAGTTAAAAGTGCTTTTCCCACTGGCTTGTGTATggtagatgagcatcttcacttttGTTGGTGTTAAATGCAGCCCACTGTATAGCTGCTATTGAGGTATAGAGCTGGTATAGTTTCTATTTGGCCGATACTTGTCTTTATAATTCATGTACAGTAAGAATTGCAACCTCATAATATGACCAAATTTCTGATTTGCTCTACAAAGTTGTTGTGTCCAATTTTGAATATGTCTTACTGGCTCAGGATTCTATGTGCATGTTATTATACTTTAGAGGCTTCGATGAAACAAAATCCTAGAAGACATCTCAACCACCACACTTGTTGGCTTTTGTCCATTGCTGCAGCGACCAAGATCTTCATTTGAAATTAATACCAGGGAGCCGATGCTAGAGTTCGTGATCGCTATGTGGATCGCAGTGCACGGAATAGCCGGAGTTGCTCATATCTTCT
It encodes:
- the LOC100283915 gene encoding uncharacterized protein LOC100283915, producing MEYDFRGGRSSSGPGPYGAPPGGAPGGGSSLYPRVGQPSHGGGGASTASPRAAPYHHGSGSGSGSGSSAPVVTPLAPTSFSSSSSSSSKVGIQVAIKPEFRITPPPQLPPEMVEIPRSTFNFDFEYERMILAEAEKENPNWTKFVVERQAAPLVPQQARPASSGSGDPVVDKYVSMGLGRQAVSFAVLNYGDNPTKVKEFVKSYSILHEMGFTSPNVPELLAIHDNDPDKVIQRLLSSPS
- the LOC100273960 gene encoding GDSL esterase/lipase At4g01130 precursor, with the protein product MQIGCRGTMRTAWPLLLVATALLSTSAARARRTCRFPAVFNFGDSNSDTGGFWAAFPAQQGPFGMTYFGRPAGRASDGRLVIDFIAQAMGLPLLSPYLQSIGSDYRHGANFATLASTALLPNTSVFVTGTSPFSLGIQLNQMKEFRNRVLASKGNNGQLPGSEILGDALYTIDIGQNDFTSNLGSLGVESVKRSLPSVVSQISWTIQDLYSSIGARSFMVFNMVPVGCYPAFLAGLPRDSKDLDEFGCVKSYNGGVTYYNQLLNDSLAEVRKTLQDASVVYVDKHAVTLELFQHPTAHGLKHGARACCGYGGGTYNFDRDVYCGDSKVVNGEAATAGACADPQNYVSWDGIHATEAANSRIAYAVISGSYSYPPFDLSKLCSP